The following are encoded in a window of Haladaptatus sp. R4 genomic DNA:
- the dgoD gene encoding galactonate dehydratase: MSELRITDVATYVVANPWKPWVFVHLDTNKGVQGLAEATTHDKPETVAAAIEEMSDFFIGEDPFSTERLWLEMYRDEWFSKNVVNTTVCSAIDMACWDIKGKVLDRPVYELLGGNVHGDRIRAYANGWYTETTDDTDTWREAAEQVVADGYDAMKFDPFGKSWQRMDRETFNHAVDVVGAVREAVGPDVDLLIEGHGRFTAGQAVEVANALSEFHPTWFEEPCPPDSINSLGKVAAKSPIPIATGERLMTKYEFRDLLANTDVDIVQPDIMNTGGITEAKKIAAQAEAEHVSFAPHNPQGPVATAISAHVDAAVPNFMIQEVFQTYDVEWVNDLLVDPVVVEDGHIEIPQRPGLGVELDMDVVEEHSYTGAKDEVHTINLFEKNWETRSLVD, from the coding sequence AAACCCTGGGTGTTCGTCCATTTGGACACCAACAAAGGGGTTCAGGGGCTCGCAGAGGCGACGACGCATGACAAACCCGAGACGGTCGCTGCCGCCATCGAGGAGATGAGCGACTTCTTCATCGGCGAGGACCCGTTCTCCACCGAACGGCTCTGGCTGGAGATGTACCGCGACGAGTGGTTCTCGAAGAACGTCGTCAACACGACCGTCTGTTCGGCTATCGATATGGCGTGTTGGGACATCAAGGGGAAGGTGCTCGACCGCCCCGTGTACGAACTCCTCGGCGGGAACGTCCACGGCGATAGGATCAGGGCGTACGCCAACGGGTGGTACACCGAGACGACCGACGACACCGATACGTGGCGGGAAGCCGCGGAGCAGGTCGTCGCCGACGGCTACGACGCCATGAAGTTCGACCCGTTCGGAAAGTCGTGGCAACGGATGGACCGCGAGACGTTCAACCACGCCGTCGACGTCGTCGGTGCGGTGCGGGAAGCCGTCGGCCCCGACGTGGACCTCCTCATCGAAGGCCACGGCCGGTTCACGGCCGGACAGGCCGTCGAAGTCGCGAACGCCCTCTCGGAGTTCCACCCCACGTGGTTCGAAGAGCCGTGCCCCCCGGACTCCATCAACAGCCTCGGAAAGGTGGCCGCGAAGTCGCCGATTCCCATCGCGACCGGCGAACGGCTGATGACGAAGTACGAATTCCGCGACCTGCTGGCGAACACGGACGTCGATATCGTCCAACCGGACATCATGAACACCGGCGGCATCACGGAGGCGAAGAAAATCGCCGCGCAGGCCGAGGCGGAGCACGTCAGCTTCGCGCCGCACAACCCACAGGGACCGGTCGCGACGGCGATTTCGGCGCACGTCGACGCCGCGGTTCCGAACTTCATGATTCAGGAGGTCTTCCAGACGTACGACGTCGAGTGGGTCAACGACCTCCTCGTCGACCCCGTCGTCGTCGAGGACGGCCACATCGAAATCCCACAGCGACCCGGACTGGGCGTCGAACTCGACATGGACGTCGTCGAGGAACACTCCTACACGGGCGCGAAGGACGAGGTGCACACCATCAACCTCTTCGAGAAGAACTGGGAAACCCGTTCGTTGGTCGACTGA
- a CDS encoding carbohydrate ABC transporter permease: MSTSNTLSNWWNGFSRDRDDERLIAWLFVAPAIVLLAMVAIYPFAQMIYDSLFGFTQAGERAAFVGIANYGTVLSDPRFLNATGFTVIFVVVSVTIEFLLGLGVSLLLYSAYIERRQLLVTLSIPPMIMSPIITGLTWRMLFSPSYGMVNHLLGLNIDWIASRPWSRVALIVADVWMWTPLFVLVFTAALQSIPDVYYEAAEVDGMSKWQQFKWITLPQMRTAIVVVMLLRIVRAFKVFPKVQVLTQGGPGAYTETIAMMTYNYGFRFFQLGVASASGVLYWLLMFLTAFVLFKSVAEGLISPEED, translated from the coding sequence ATGAGCACATCGAACACCCTCTCGAACTGGTGGAACGGCTTCAGCCGCGACAGGGACGACGAACGGCTTATCGCGTGGCTGTTCGTCGCCCCCGCGATCGTTCTGTTGGCGATGGTCGCCATCTACCCGTTCGCACAGATGATCTACGACAGCCTGTTCGGGTTCACGCAGGCCGGGGAGCGCGCGGCGTTCGTCGGCATCGCCAACTACGGAACGGTGCTTTCGGACCCTCGCTTCCTCAACGCGACGGGGTTCACCGTCATCTTCGTCGTCGTCTCCGTCACCATCGAATTCCTCCTCGGCCTCGGCGTGTCGCTCCTGCTTTACAGCGCGTACATCGAGCGACGCCAACTGCTCGTGACGCTCAGCATCCCGCCGATGATCATGAGCCCAATCATCACCGGGTTGACGTGGCGGATGCTGTTCAGCCCGAGTTACGGCATGGTGAACCACCTGCTGGGTCTCAACATCGATTGGATCGCTTCCCGGCCGTGGTCGCGCGTGGCGCTCATCGTCGCCGACGTGTGGATGTGGACGCCGCTGTTCGTGTTGGTGTTCACCGCCGCGCTCCAGTCCATCCCCGACGTCTACTACGAGGCCGCGGAGGTGGACGGGATGAGCAAGTGGCAGCAGTTCAAGTGGATCACGCTCCCCCAGATGCGGACCGCCATAGTGGTCGTCATGCTGCTCAGGATCGTTCGCGCGTTCAAGGTGTTTCCCAAGGTTCAGGTGCTCACGCAGGGCGGACCGGGGGCGTACACGGAGACCATCGCCATGATGACCTACAACTACGGCTTTCGCTTCTTCCAACTCGGCGTGGCCAGCGCATCGGGCGTGCTCTACTGGCTGTTGATGTTCCTCACGGCGTTCGTGCTGTTCAAATCGGTCGCGGAAGGGCTGATCAGCCCGGAGGAGGACTGA
- a CDS encoding HpcH/HpaI aldolase/citrate lyase family protein has translation MSADSFRQRLLSGECVVGTFQLLDSTMVSEMIGVAGMDFVVYDQEHGPLTAETTLELSTAAQNEDVAPIVRVRENTESEIQRALDIGTAGVQVPQVETREGAEAAVEAARFSPLGSRGLSQYVRAGDYVGGESYTEDQNDETLLVIQVEGERGVENIDEILQVDGIDVVFLGPYDLSQSLGIPGQVTDDRVEDLMRRVCERAAETETVVGAFADDAETANKWMDAGIQYLTLGVEVGLFTEHLSDVVDDVDVPRTE, from the coding sequence ATGTCCGCAGATTCGTTTCGCCAGAGACTGCTCAGTGGAGAGTGTGTCGTCGGTACGTTCCAGTTGCTCGATTCGACGATGGTCTCGGAGATGATCGGCGTCGCAGGAATGGACTTCGTCGTCTACGACCAGGAACACGGACCGTTGACGGCGGAGACGACGCTCGAACTCTCGACCGCCGCGCAGAACGAGGACGTCGCGCCAATCGTCCGCGTCCGCGAAAACACGGAATCGGAGATTCAGCGTGCGCTCGACATCGGCACCGCAGGCGTACAAGTTCCGCAAGTGGAGACGCGCGAAGGAGCCGAAGCGGCCGTCGAGGCAGCCCGATTCAGCCCACTCGGAAGCCGGGGACTCTCCCAGTACGTCCGCGCGGGAGACTACGTCGGCGGGGAATCGTACACCGAGGACCAGAACGACGAGACGCTCCTCGTCATCCAAGTCGAGGGGGAACGCGGCGTCGAGAACATCGACGAGATACTGCAGGTAGACGGTATCGACGTCGTCTTCCTCGGGCCGTACGACCTCTCGCAGTCGCTGGGGATTCCGGGACAGGTGACGGACGACCGGGTCGAGGATCTCATGCGACGGGTATGTGAGCGCGCCGCCGAAACGGAGACCGTCGTGGGCGCGTTCGCGGACGACGCGGAGACCGCCAACAAGTGGATGGACGCCGGGATTCAGTACCTCACCCTCGGCGTCGAAGTAGGGCTCTTCACCGAGCACCTCAGCGACGTCGTCGACGACGTGGACGTTCCTCGAACCGAATAA
- a CDS encoding carbohydrate ABC transporter permease: protein MRLATLHDYSDRFVRVSTYTLVALWLAWVWGPILWDLFTGLAVTPRTDPPRLIPAKLTLEHYYQIFTSGNMLTYIRNSVIVTGVSTSVSVVVGALAAYSLTRYDPGDGQVSFFALSMRFLPPIAVAIPMYTLFLGFGWINTWQSLIVAYLTVGIPISTWILLIFFQNIPEELEEASRVDGWSRIQTWRRVVLPLAAPGISSAAILTAILMWNEYVLALVLTTTSKAQTVPIYLAGFVTTRGILWGRMGAATVVAMTPLLVLTFIAQDRLVAGFSLE, encoded by the coding sequence ATGCGACTCGCAACGCTTCACGATTACTCTGACCGGTTCGTCCGCGTCAGCACTTACACGCTCGTCGCGCTCTGGTTGGCCTGGGTGTGGGGCCCCATCTTGTGGGACCTCTTCACCGGCCTCGCGGTCACCCCCCGGACCGACCCGCCGCGCTTGATTCCGGCGAAACTCACGCTCGAACACTACTATCAAATCTTCACCAGCGGGAACATGCTCACGTACATCCGAAACAGCGTGATCGTGACCGGCGTCAGCACGTCGGTTTCGGTCGTGGTCGGCGCGTTGGCCGCCTACTCGCTCACTCGGTACGACCCGGGTGACGGGCAAGTCAGTTTCTTCGCGCTCAGCATGCGCTTTTTGCCCCCCATCGCGGTGGCGATTCCGATGTACACCCTGTTCCTCGGCTTCGGTTGGATCAACACGTGGCAGTCGCTCATCGTGGCGTACCTCACCGTCGGCATCCCGATATCGACGTGGATACTGCTCATCTTCTTCCAGAACATCCCCGAGGAGTTGGAGGAGGCGAGTCGCGTCGACGGGTGGTCGCGCATCCAAACGTGGCGGCGGGTCGTCCTGCCGCTGGCCGCACCGGGCATCTCCAGCGCCGCCATCCTCACGGCCATCCTGATGTGGAACGAGTACGTGCTGGCGCTGGTGCTCACCACCACGAGCAAGGCACAGACGGTACCCATCTATTTGGCGGGGTTCGTCACCACCCGCGGCATCCTCTGGGGACGGATGGGGGCCGCGACGGTGGTGGCGATGACGCCGCTGCTCGTGCTGACGTTCATCGCGCAGGACCGACTCGTCGCCGGATTCAGCCTCGAATAG
- a CDS encoding ABC transporter ATP-binding protein codes for MTQTELDDLRKEYEDVVAVNDFSLTLADGEFLVLLGPSGCGKSTTLRMTAGLETATSGDIVVDGERVNDRAPAERDFAMVFQEVALYPHMSVRKNISSPLRAAGADSGTIENRVERTASMLDIGELLDRKPSELSGGQQQRVAIGRALVREPQAFLLDEPFSKLDQKLRTGLQKELKRLQDQTGVTTMFVTHDQEEAMVLADRIAIMNEGRLQQVDTPETVYRKPANRFVADFIGNPVMNFFDVEGDAGTLRIEGVPYPEAPSTVPDGADSMAVRPEDADLVPASDVSSGDHLIVEVDLVEMRGSATYLICDFDGREVTFTQSNDEIAEEGDALALEFDFGDVNFFDERGDLIERTSERNVQSTR; via the coding sequence ATGACACAAACCGAATTAGACGACCTCAGAAAGGAGTACGAAGACGTAGTCGCCGTCAACGATTTCTCGCTCACGCTGGCCGACGGGGAGTTCCTCGTGCTGTTGGGCCCGTCCGGGTGCGGCAAGAGTACGACCCTTCGGATGACTGCCGGACTCGAAACGGCCACCAGCGGGGATATCGTCGTCGACGGCGAACGGGTGAACGACCGAGCACCGGCCGAGCGCGACTTCGCCATGGTGTTTCAGGAAGTCGCCCTCTACCCGCACATGAGCGTCCGAAAGAACATCTCGTCGCCGCTTCGCGCCGCCGGGGCCGATTCCGGAACCATCGAGAATCGCGTCGAACGCACCGCGAGCATGCTCGACATCGGGGAACTGCTCGACCGGAAACCGAGCGAACTCTCCGGCGGCCAACAACAGCGTGTCGCCATCGGTCGCGCGTTGGTCCGCGAACCGCAGGCCTTCCTGCTCGACGAACCGTTCTCGAAGCTCGACCAGAAACTGCGCACCGGACTTCAAAAGGAGCTCAAACGCCTTCAGGATCAGACGGGCGTGACAACGATGTTCGTCACCCACGACCAGGAGGAGGCGATGGTGTTGGCCGACCGTATCGCCATCATGAACGAGGGACGACTTCAGCAGGTCGATACGCCCGAGACGGTGTACCGGAAACCAGCGAACCGCTTCGTCGCGGATTTCATCGGAAACCCGGTGATGAACTTCTTCGACGTGGAAGGCGATGCTGGAACGCTCCGTATCGAAGGCGTACCCTACCCCGAGGCACCGAGCACCGTGCCGGACGGGGCCGATTCGATGGCGGTCCGTCCGGAGGACGCCGACCTCGTTCCCGCCTCCGACGTCTCGTCCGGCGACCACCTCATCGTCGAGGTGGACCTCGTCGAGATGCGTGGGTCGGCCACGTACCTCATCTGTGATTTCGACGGCCGCGAGGTGACGTTCACGCAATCGAACGACGAAATCGCCGAAGAAGGCGACGCGCTGGCGCTCGAATTCGACTTCGGCGACGTCAACTTCTTCGACGAGCGCGGGGACCTCATCGAACGCACGTCGGAACGGAACGTCCAGTCCACGCGCTGA
- a CDS encoding ABC transporter substrate-binding protein has protein sequence MTFATSSLYTEAWQDLAEKFEKDHDVTINVTSYAQSEMLSKLQNQLRSRQASFDAFISDVIWTGSLMSPEFVEPLDGYLNNSNLGMSNYAYDDHLDIFAQSYGQWKGKKYGLPWYGDIMDLTVRKDVLEKHAKEYKRKHDEEILPPFPKGYEDYDHFNRVAKFMHDKGWPMGLEGKRGWNLVYYYPNRFAAETGQQRMLTEDGKSRLSEKGAVKGLEQMLKQKEWALNPLSTGYTQSRDQFLSGKTWAVEQWGTATKKFVDKYGWEDGVRVSLTPGGYPNLGGWGILINSFSKQKRKNAAFVFAQWATSKEMDKYAYKQHGVTPTRASSYTKQIKERFPQSQYYDPEENPGIRTPSLRPRNPKYQRLGDAMQVQISQSLSGGPGAEKTMKNIDDKWKNIMGE, from the coding sequence ATAACGTTCGCCACCAGTTCGCTCTATACGGAGGCGTGGCAGGATCTGGCCGAGAAGTTCGAAAAGGATCACGACGTGACGATCAACGTCACTTCGTACGCTCAGAGCGAGATGCTGTCGAAGCTTCAGAATCAACTTCGGTCCCGTCAGGCGTCGTTCGACGCGTTCATCTCCGACGTCATCTGGACCGGATCGCTGATGAGTCCCGAGTTCGTCGAACCGCTCGACGGCTATCTGAACAACTCGAACCTCGGGATGTCGAATTACGCGTACGACGACCACCTCGACATCTTCGCCCAGTCCTACGGCCAATGGAAGGGGAAGAAATACGGGTTGCCGTGGTACGGCGACATCATGGATCTGACCGTCCGCAAGGACGTCCTCGAAAAACACGCGAAGGAGTACAAGCGAAAACACGACGAGGAGATACTCCCGCCGTTCCCGAAGGGATACGAGGACTACGATCACTTCAACCGCGTCGCGAAGTTCATGCACGACAAGGGGTGGCCGATGGGACTCGAAGGCAAGCGCGGGTGGAACCTCGTCTACTACTACCCCAACCGGTTCGCGGCCGAAACGGGCCAACAGCGCATGCTCACCGAGGACGGGAAATCTCGTCTGAGCGAGAAGGGTGCCGTCAAGGGACTCGAACAGATGTTGAAGCAGAAGGAGTGGGCGTTGAACCCCCTCTCGACCGGCTACACCCAGAGTCGCGACCAGTTCCTCTCCGGGAAGACGTGGGCCGTCGAACAGTGGGGGACGGCGACGAAGAAGTTCGTCGATAAGTACGGCTGGGAGGACGGCGTTCGCGTCAGCCTTACCCCCGGCGGCTATCCCAACCTCGGGGGGTGGGGTATCCTCATCAATTCCTTCTCGAAACAGAAACGGAAGAACGCTGCGTTCGTGTTCGCCCAGTGGGCCACCTCGAAGGAGATGGACAAGTACGCCTACAAGCAACACGGCGTGACGCCCACCAGAGCGTCGTCGTACACCAAGCAGATAAAGGAGCGATTTCCCCAGTCTCAGTACTACGACCCGGAGGAGAATCCGGGTATCCGGACGCCGTCGCTCCGCCCGCGTAATCCCAAGTATCAGCGACTCGGCGACGCGATGCAGGTTCAAATCAGCCAGTCGCTCTCGGGCGGGCCGGGGGCCGAGAAGACGATGAAGAACATCGACGACAAGTGGAAGAACATCATGGGTGAGTGA